tattatttatttgtatttcatcattttttagCTAAATAAGCATTGATTTGGATAGGTTATAGGTAATACTAAGATTATTTCCATGCATAAACTTTACATCACCTTATTTCTCTTTCATCACCTTAGATCATCATATTCCCACCTATGCTGGTGTCTGTGATGTTCAATATAGGTTATGACTAAACCATTTCAAGTGATCTCTCACTTTACCCTTTATTGTACGTTCCTTGCACCCGTCAGTCCGATATGATCATTTCTACTCTGTATGAAAAAGTATATTGTGCAAccatgttgctcggactcttcaaaaatgtcaacggGTGCGTGTCAAATTCGCCAAAtgtagtgtatttttggagaatctgaCGCGGGTGCggcatcaaaagtgaagagtccgcgCAACTAAGTTGTGCAATCAAATAAAATCTGTATTTACATTATATATCTAATGGATGTTTTACTCTCTTTTTTAGATAAGTATATACTTTACTAATTCTTTATTGCTTTTCTTTATGTtcttttcaaatcattttaatcaGAACAATTATCAGAAAACACACACATGTTCCTTCTGTTTGATTAATATGATGGGAAAAGGGCATATATTCCTTTAATTGTTACATCTTGTTATATGGGGGTGTACTTCTAATTAATGTAGCCATATGTTGTACATTAGTTCTTTTTTCATTTAGAGAAATGAAGCATGGTTCAAAACAACCATGTTCTGCAATTGTAAATGTTGTCAGTGTGCTTAAAAATACACTCTTTTTGAGGTATTCTCTATGCTGAAAGGTCAGATGTGTGAACGGGAGAATTGAGATTGCAATTAGCTCTTAAGTGGCTCTTTCTcatgatttaacaaactttgTTGTTTGCATTTTTGGAAGTTATCCTTCTCTGTTAGTTGTGTTAATTTGAGAGGGTCACGTTGTATGCGTCCAACAATATTAGACTGGATTATGGTACACTGTTCAAACTTACCAACAAAGTTGAAAATATAGACATGGAAAATCCAGAAGAGAGTCAAAGTTAAGGAAAAGCCGAAGTATCTATTTGTTCAAACAGTGGATAAAATTCTTCTGCATAAGAGTAATGGATGTACTCGTTCTGCAATTGCATTTTTTGTAGTAAGCTGTTGCAGTGCAAAATGCTTCAtagttttcatatttctttGACATGTCATTGGAGCAATATGATTCAGCATATATTCCTGTCAAATTATAGATTTAGATAGTGGAGGAAATAAGGTAGGTTATTGCTCTTGATTGCATAGTTTTTAGCTTAACTGATTGTAGTTTGATTTGGCCAAGTTTAAAATCCCCATTTAGTTGTCATTGTTCACATCGCTTCTGTCTAGGACTGCAAAACTGTGTATGAAGACAGCGAATTTGGCATCGGTCCTGATATTTTTATGATGAACCCATTATTAAAAGCCTCATCCTCAAGGCACAGGCACAATGCTAGTGACTAGACCTTTCTAACTCCTCACTAATAGCTTCATTAATCTTTCGAGCCTATTCGAAACAAagatattcttttatttgatggGGTTTAGATTTATATTTCACGTACTTCAACATGGACAATTATCcatttttcttatattgattCTCGTATGGaacctcttcttctttcttgatCCAAATCTATTATTTCCAACTGTGACATCTGTCTTTTTTCCTCTCTTCATCCTTTGGCCCTGTAATACTACCTCTATATGCTAAGTGGCACATTGAGACAAAATATGGATTGTTGCCATCTGggaaagaataaaataagaataagtgaaagtgtgaaacacacaggtataaacatattaaagtaGCCCAATTTATCAAGCCTTAGAGTTTTGTTAAATTGCCTTTATCTTGTCAAATCACCATCAACAAATTGGTTCTGCAAAATTCTCTCTCTGGAAACCAGAAAGCTTAGTCCTTGTCAACCATTGCTGTGGTTTTGCAATTCTCCTATTCACCACCTTATTTCAAGGATATAGTGGAGAACTAACCAGATGGAGTTTATGTcttgcacaaactattttattgTCTAATTTTCCTGCTATACCTTTTTTCTCCAATCACTGTATCTATACACTTATCTTTCTTGGTAGTAGAAGCCCCACCTCCTCTCCCTTGTATACTTTTTGTGGCTGGCTATTTTTAGGCAAATGATTTTCAacaagttgtgatttttttgaaataatagaaTATTCGTTTTTAAATATCACCTTCTATGTTAATCTGACATGGTTTTGccatttagaaaaaaaaacaaaatgtggTATCCTGTTTCATCTTCttataaacaaaaaatgaacCTTCTCACCGTATATGCTACAAGCTGattctattcattttttatagttctttcttcattttcgTTGTGCAGAATCCTATAGCTAGATGGCATATTTGTCAAGGTTCAATCAATAGCATTGCTATCTCAAATGATGGGGCTTATATTGCAACTGTAGGGAGAGATGGTATTTTCTTCATCTGATGATTACTTCTGGATCATTTTCTTTTGTCCTTCTGATTATTAGTAACGGCTAAGTAAATGCAGGTTATCTGAGAGTGTTTGACTATAAAAATGAACAGCTTATATGTGGTGGGAAAAGCTACTATGGTGCTCTATTGTGTTGTGCATGGAGGTGAGTGTGTGGTGGTTTTAGGTAAAAGATATATTTGTGTCTTGAATTAGCTTTTTCCTTCAAATTTGAACTTGGGATTCCCCCCCGCCCCCAAGAAAAAAAACTCCTTATTGTCAATGTTTTGACTAGAGAAAAGTTTTACTGAAAGTGAATAAACTGACAGTATGGATGGGAAGTACATTTTAACTGGTGGAGAAGATGACCTAGTTCAAGTTTGGAGCATGGAAGAAAGGAAAGTAGTTGCATGGGGTGAGGGACACAATTCTTGGGTGAGTTTGTAGCTGATAAATAAGAATGACTTATCTTTTCTTCTCTGTGGAATTCAAGTCTTCCTTACAGTCTTGACTCCTGTCTGATAGGTAAGCGGAGTGGCATTTGATTCATATTGGTCAGCACCAAATTCAGATGCTACGGATGAAAATGTTGTCTACCGATTTGGTTCTGTTGGTCAGGTATTGTTTAAATGAAGCATAAGGCTGCCTGAATCACTATTAAAACTAGATTCATGTCTCAAGATGAACATTTCATCTgagttaaattaattttgtatctTGCTAACTTGCTCAATGAAGGAACAgaactcaaaatcaaaaaattgatcTCCTTGTAACAGAACTTGACCTATCCCTCTGGTCAGGCTTTTGTTAcctattatatttcattttctgcTCCTTAGTAGGAATTTTCGCATGTTCAAGATTACTCATGTTCAGATGTACCAAGTGattatgttttttgtttgtGGTAAAATCTAGACATTCTGCATCCACTGCATTTCATTTGTCATAGGTTGTTTTTCTGCGACATGCTTCCTCAAATCTCTCCATCTATAGTCATAGCTATTACtctaagcaaaaaaaaaaaaatagccaTTACTATATTTTTACACTTCTGCATTGATCTTTGGGGCTGTCTGATAAAACTCATATATGAGGACTGAATTTTGTACCAAGCCGAATAATTTGATTCCCTGAATTGAAGTACCGAAAATTTAAGTTACTCCGTCTAAAATTTATGAGTATGAAATGTAATCCTCTCCTTGAATAGATGGTAATGGAACTGGTTGATTCTAAATGTCTTAACATATCTTTTTCAATCTTGTGTGCATCTTAAAGAATATTCTGTGAATATCTTATTGTAATTGTAATTTGTTATTGTGAAAAGGTCCAAACTTACCCCTCACTATCTGAAATTGCTCAACTTTTCCTTCCGTTACACTTTTGGTCCATTCAGACCCTTGTCATTAACAAATTGTGTCATATTTCCCTTTCCATTAAAAATTCTCCAGCGTGAAATGGGTGGACTCACATATccaaattcttgaagaaaagaAGGTTCAAATTTGCCATTTAATTTTTGGCTATGGTCTAAAATTACTCAGAGTTTGGAGCTCCGCAAAAATGAGATATCCTCACTACAGCAGAGTAATGTTAGACATGAAGTTTAACTAAggatattttttgtaaaaatatattttaaatctttttccaCTCATGTCATGAAATTGGTATTTCGAAGCTGGTGCGTATTTGCTCTGAGCTTCACAAGGAATCTGCTAAGCTGATGATTTTCTCTTCTTTAGTATGCTTATCCGATACTTCTGTTATGGGCGAACATTTCCAGATCAGCTGGCAAATGGCTAAGGTTTGCTTGATTTGCATCACTCTGTTTCGGTGGTTAAGATGAAGCAAAATGAAAATGTAGttctaagttatttttaatgtaGGTGAGAAACAGTCAAGAGTGATGATGCTGTACGTTTCATAGTTTCATGTGCATAGAATTTGCAAAGTCACTTATAATTTCATGATAAGATATTTTTGTTAATAGTTCTATGGTCAGCTGCGTTTACCTACCCTATATCTCCTTGCTCAACTGTCTACAAACTTCACATGTCTTTGCAGGACACACAATTACTTCTATGGGATCTGGAAATGGATGAGATTGTAGTACCAATGCGCCGTCCTCCTGGTGGATCTCCAACTTTCAGCACCGGGAGTCAGTCATCACATTGGGATAATGCTTGCCCCGTGGGTACTTTGCAACCTGCTCCAAGTATGCGAGATATTCCAAAAATATCACCCCTGGTTACTCACCGTGTTCATACTGAACCACTCTCTGGTTTAACATTCACTCATGAATCAGTGCTTACTGTCTGCCGGGAAGGGCACATTAAGATCTGGATGAGACCAGGCTTTGGTGAAAGCCAATCAAGCAACTCAGATTCTTTATTGAGTAGTAGTCTAAAGGAGAAGACATCGTTATCAGGGAAGACTCTTTCTTCGAATTACAAGCAATGACATAACAATCATACAACGGGTTGCAAAGTAGAGGATGCAGTAAGTGGGGGTCCTTTTCGTACATACTACCATTGACTGCTCTTCAATTAGTATGCTCATTTCTAATAAGCACATGATATGAGGTTGCTCGATGAGATTAACTGACCAATTGTATAGCGAACAATGAAGATGCTGCTGGGAGCAAGACAAGGTCGGAAGAACAGTATGTACCTAGCGGTAAGTATGAAATGCTTAACAAGAACTTCTAAGCTGATGGGCTGAAATAATCGATATTGCCTTTTGAGATGCGAAATTCCTAGTTCCCACCCTGCTAGAACTCTCCCAGCCCCTCCCTTTTCCCctctttgttcttttctttcctttttttcttcctctGTAGGCAATTTTTCCTAGTAACTACTGGTTGACATTTTTGTATTGGATTACCTCATGTTTTGCCCTGTCTAATATTTTGGCCGCGGCGTATGAGGCTGATAAAGCTTATTTAAGgcattttttcatgaaatttttcctaTGCAACTCATGATTATTCGTTTGCTGAACCAGAAGTTGTTAGTGTGATGAAACTCTAATTGAGACTAGTATGAGGTTTTGAAATGTACCCTTTGAAGGGCAAAAACATCGTGAATTCGATGAGAAATCTTTGTTGTATTGTTTTAGCAAACCATGTAATGATTCAAGCTAGTGGTAGGCATGGGAACTGTATGGAGTGGTACCTACGTCGTAATATCTAATAAGTAGAGTCTTATTCCGATCATATAGAACACTAACACATAAAGAAGGGTTGAAGAGACTACCTATGTCGTAATATCTAACAAGTAGAGTCTTATTTTGATCATATAGAATACTTGCACATAAAAAAGGATCGAAGAAACTAGTCCATAACTCCGGCCCAATAGGGGATTATGGTCTAGCCATAGCTGCGATGTTCATGGATAACCATGAACGAATGCTTTGATCTGGTTCGATTCATGATCACATTTGTAAACCTTTACCCACATGGTTAGCTATTGAGATATGAGCTTAATATACTTCGTTAGACGTTTGGAAGATGGATAAAAGAGTATTAAAGATGTACACCAAACAATtgaataaaaaggtaaaaagagTAATGATCTGATTTTTTGATAACAGGAGAAGAGATCCTTGTAACGTTATGGTATTTACATTATTTCAGTTTCCTTTCATGCACTGCCCATCTACTGGAAAAATGAACCACTCGTCTTTTGCGTGCAACGCCATTCCTTACGCCCTGATAAAGAACCTACAACCTACAGTTGAATTCATTTCAAGTCTCGTGTTCATGTTTAGAATTCTGAAGTTTGAACGAGAGCTTTGATATAAACTCAAAACTGTACAGTTGTGACTTGCAAGGACTAGCTGTACACTACAATAATTTTGCTTACAATATAAAGAGATTATGTTTGTCCTGTATCAACTTCCATTGACAACTCCAGATGTACCAGCTTCAGCTCGACGGGTTTGACTTTCTACCTGAGGCGCAGGAGTAACTTCTGATGATTGATTTGGCTGTGCTCCTTCTTGAGAATCATGTGGCTCATTTGACCAATAATTCCATCTACTCCTCCATTTCAGAAGCTCAAGAAGAAAAGAAGTCCCACACATTACACCTCCAAAACCCGCAAAGGTGGCAAGAAGAACAGCTAGAACTGCCTGCACTCGGAGCTACAATCCCGAGCATAAGATGAGAGTTTTTAGTATTAGGCAGAGCCCGAGACAATTCAGGAGATTCAgaaaatcttcttctttttttcctttctgaTTGGTTATGTGAAATGATGGCATAATACGTAAACAGACACTTAATGGCCTCAACTGGCAAGGAAGCACTCCAGCTTTGAGTAATGCACATCAACGCGTCTCCACGTGTCAGTTGAACACTCCAACTAACAAATAATCATCTAGACACCTCTGAAATTGATGTGTCACGTCAGCGTATGGTGTCCTCTAGACACAGTGAAGACGAGTTGGATTGTTTAGTTGTCAGTTGAGTccaagttgaggtgtctagaTATGCACTCTCACAGCTGTAGTGCTTACTTAACTGCTGAGGCCAAGTTTTAGTGATTGTTTATGTATTCTGCCTAAagtattttgtttatttgacCTGAAGCATAACTTACCAGCGAGTAGAACACATGAGCAAACAGAACCACCAAGGCAAACTGACTGACAGCATAAACCCAAGCATATCGCCTTTGCACTAAACAAATAAAGCAtgtttatttatatgttatattacTGTATAATGTATAGCAgcaaatagaagaaaaaagtgAAAACCGACActgttaaatttttgaaatcaaaaGTAGTTTTTGAATAGTTCGTGTACCCATAGTTGTTGCTGTCATGGATGCAAGGAGACCCAAGATGCATGAAAAGGGCAGAGATATAGCGATCGCGCCGGATCCCATTCTGGTAACCTATAAACAAGCATTATTTAAGATCCTTTTCTGGAGTAGGATGACATTACTGCATTAGTCTTTTACTCACCAAAAGCTGCTCCAGAAAACAAAAGTAGGCAAGCATGCTGACAAGGACAAGAACAGGAACGTCCTGCCAAACCCTGTAAGCAGTTTGCACACGTCaagtaaaatatcatataatttgAATTGAACATTTCTTCGTTTGATAGTGACCATGTGATTAAACTTGAGCTATTTCCCCATAAGAAATACTAGAGAACTATAAAGTTCATTCAACGAAGAAATGTCGCTCATCATTAAATTGTATTAAAACTCGAGACTATAATAGTAATTCCTAGTGGCTGTTGCAAAGAAGTGAACAAAGTTAACAGAAAGGTGTAGGCACTGAATGAAGTTAACTTCaattaaaaagatatatattttaaaaaaggaaatgaaaggaAAGGCCATGAGCATACCTGTATCGGACAGAGTCAGCTGGGGATCCATTTCCTCTACGAATAGTACTTTGAATCCGCAAAAGAGTGACAGGTAAGTTCCGAACCTCTTCATTACAGACATCACAAATCTTGTTGCCTTTTATGCTAAACCATTTTACAGCACATGCTTGATGAGCTAAGGCTAGTTCCCCTTTACAGCTGCACTCCATCTTCAAAGTTTCCGAACCCTCCCCAAGTTCAATGAAGCAGATTCTGCAGACAGCCTCTTCTTGAGTGATGTCTCCACCAAAATTAGCATTTTCAACTGAACCATAACACTAAGAAAGGTGTAGGTTAGTTATCCCAGGTGAGTGAACATAAGGTTCAAGTCGTGAATGCAGGATGTGTCCAAATATAGGTTATTAAATCTTCAATTTCCCATAGTTACCAGATTCTGAGCGATGATTCTTTGGAATATAAATCAGATTCCACTTCCTCTGTTTCGATTTCTTTTTATGGTTTTGACAtggcacggagtttaagaaagcatgaatattttttaatcttgtggtcttaaactaaaaatatgcaGAATGTTCCAAATTATCATTTAAtgttgtggtcttaaacatgtcatatgtagaaaaattgatatttaagAGTTgccaaaaaggaaaagagacATTCTAtatgaaacagactaaaaagaaaagtaagacaTTGCAATTTAGGGAGTATAATACAACTTCCAATTATATTTCTCCACAAAAGTTGCGGTCGTCAGAAATTAGCATGACCCACTAAGCAACCTAATTTTTATAAATCTATACTCCCTCtgtcaatttatgtgacacaccCTCCTTTAAAGTTAGTTCAAAAATGAATGACAGTTTACCTTACTTGGCAAATTTAACAACACTATCAACATTTTACGCATGTTGGATGCCACTTATTTGGCCAAAAGTGCACCAAAAGTGCACAAAAAGGTGCACTCTTCTATTCAAGAATCCATTTCTTTTAAGGTAATTTTTGGAACATAGCAAAGTCTTctcatattacttaaaaattgTGCCCAGTCAAACTACATCATATAAACTGGGACGGAGAGTGTATTGTGAAATCCTAGGTTGaaaattctttatttgtttGGCTTCCTAAAAGTAAGT
The nucleotide sequence above comes from Solanum pennellii chromosome 9, SPENNV200. Encoded proteins:
- the LOC107029287 gene encoding uncharacterized protein LOC107029287, producing METSDQRSLAEEDGKNCTNNLNTRVDPPPLLVEKIGESSEIVEELQLCELQTKQLPLEVPERTIDGQTEDFVRIDMSTSPVQTPKRVISSPSPSPNHVRLNDSPSPSLPWAKSSIKSLLPKLSFKLRNKTSDIEKAAMLALGVSPLPQDKPSILRTLSIKRIFNSKMNRTSSLPITPIEHSNPESTHGDYRDATFYSVKAGVHPILRSHSVPTLIKDESLKQMDCVGNVYRVVPSTPLVPRHDDTSSNATQTIGAVENANFGGDITQEEAVCRICFIELGEGSETLKMECSCKGELALAHQACAVKWFSIKGNKICDVCNEEVRNLPVTLLRIQSTIRRGNGSPADSVRYRVWQDVPVLVLVSMLAYFCFLEQLLVTRMGSGAIAISLPFSCILGLLASMTATTMVQRRYAWVYAVSQFALVVLFAHVFYSLLRVQAVLAVLLATFAGFGGVMCGTSFLLELLKWRSRWNYWSNEPHDSQEGAQPNQSSEVTPAPQVESQTRRAEAGTSGVVNGS